A region from the Aegilops tauschii subsp. strangulata cultivar AL8/78 chromosome 5, Aet v6.0, whole genome shotgun sequence genome encodes:
- the LOC109755014 gene encoding putative F-box/kelch-repeat protein At3g22730, translating into MASDANDAEQATEHQLASISRLTPDVLHEILLRLPVSTLQRLRGTCHQWRGVLSDPCFIMDHANRAPEHLLLFLPRLEASASLKTAMPGRVKLFDEKWSVSTWAASSMDPDDHLFACCNGLLCFYRKYTLKIVNPATGQRLHLSKPDGRSPRDLYYLYSFGFHPATGEYKLVYFLREPRHGRSSGQPFRFDAIQVHTLGEGGWRDVRAPRESCLVNLGVVNVDGAMYWLAEEEGACCGVAVMAFDLKEETFSSLRPPPLRGCGGATDGPCGAPALSYYVTEVEKKACLVTAPFSSSAPRWRRYNAEVSGRMDVWTLESRGEDRWSLRYSVDLSPSAPRCVPQPCFVRGGKVLLHGRDGDAFCRDLRGGGEDDGGEVRLLNLRPYRYYETQAYLYRETLVPLDVYAGAAIVRSPHWPLPPPGS; encoded by the coding sequence ATGGCCAGTGACGCAAACGATGCAGAGCAGGCAACCGAACATCAGTTGgcaagcatcagccgcctcacaCCAGACGTCCTGCACGAGATACTTCTCCGGCTTCCGGTCAGCACTCTGCAGAGACTCCGCGGGACGTGCCACCAATGGCGCGGCGTACTCAGCGACCCGTGCTTCATCATGGATCATGCCAATCGTGCACCGGAGcacctcctcctcttcctgcCCAGGCTGGAGGCCTCGGCGAGCCTCAAGACCGCCATGCCTGGCCGTGTGAAGCTCTTCGACGAGAAATGGTCCGTGTCAACGTGGGCGGCGTCGTCCATGGACCCGGACGACCACCTCTTCGCCTGCTGCAACGGCCTGCTCTGCTTCTACCGGAAGTACACGCTGAAGATCGTCAACCCCGCGACCGGCCAGCGCCTGCACCTCTCGAAGCCCGACGGGAGATCGCCCCGTGACCTGTACTACCTCTACAGCTTCGGGTTCCACCCGGCGACGGGGGAGTACAAGCTCGTCTACTTCCTCCGCGAGCCCCGGCACGGCCGGTCGTCGGGGCAGCCGTTCCGCTTCGACGCGATACAGGTGCACACCCTCGGCGAGGGCGGGTGGAGGGACGTCAGGGCGCCGAGGGAGAGCTGCCTGGTGAACCTCGGCGTCGTCAACGTGGACGGGGCCATGTACTGGCTCGCGGAGGAGGAAGGGGCCTGCTGCGGCGTGGCGGTCATGGCGTTTGATCTCAAGGAAGAGACATTCTCGTCGCTGAGGCCTCCGCCGCTGAGAGGGTGCGGCGGGGCGACGGACGGGCCCTGCGGCGCTCCCGCGCTGTCCTACTACGTGACGGAGGTGGAGAAGAAGGCGTGCCTGGTGACCGCCCCATTCAGCAGCAGCGCTCCCCGGTGGCGCCGCTACAACGCCGAGGTCTCCGGGAGGATGGACGTCTGGACGCTCGAGAGCCGCGGCGAGGACCGGTGGTCGCTCAGGTACAGCGTCGACCTGTCGCCGTCGGCGCCGCGGTGCGTCCCGCAGCCGTGCTTCGTCCGCGGGGGGAAGGTCCTGCTGCACGGCCGCGACGGCGATGCGTTCTGCCGGGACCTGCGGGGCGGGGGCGAGGACGACGGCGGGGAGGTGAGGCTGCTGAACTTGAGGCCTTACAGGTACTACGAGACGCAGGCGTACCTGTACAGGGAGACGCTCGTCCCGTTGGACGTGTAC